The following are encoded together in the Lathyrus oleraceus cultivar Zhongwan6 chromosome 3, CAAS_Psat_ZW6_1.0, whole genome shotgun sequence genome:
- the LOC127132356 gene encoding kinesin-like protein KIN-14S, which translates to MEDKLIDMLTEKFNRFVINCNLNSSTEQLNETSDSMDEKTMSSVVHETSPYENSSCEVHTLPILKKILDLSTKAQDLKKEHVSLRNQVKLTFESFADLGVLKSIQLLGAEYELLKRKYIDESFERRRLNNEVIELKGNIRVFCRCRPLNENEIANGSASVVKFDSTAEEELQVICSDSSKKQFKFDYVFKPEDSQDAVFAQTKPIIGSVLDGFNVCIFAYGQTGTGKTFTMEGTPDHRGVNYRTLEELFRISEERQGTIKYELLVSMLEVYNEKIKDLLAGNSSETTKKLEVKQAADGSQEVPGLVETRVYGADGVWEILKSGNRVRSVGSTSANELSSRSHCLVRVTVVGENLINGQRTKSHLWLVDLAGSERVGKTEAEGERLKESQFINKSLSALGDVIAALASKSGHIPYRNSKLTHILQSSLGGDCKTLMFVQISPSSVDLTETLCSLNFATRVRGIESGPARKQVDLTEILKYKQMAEKSKHEEKEVRKLQDNLETAQMKLATREIMCRHFQDKVRNLENQIAEERKTRLKQEGRSIAAEKTIKRTSLIPLERPALRAINNSLPPRPTSERRPFSCSSSLQGKENIDRMTSMAPRRVSIAAKPPAHQLQTRRRVTLATMHPETNSPHASTSQFTSESNNHQPMKRNQRKARYSSLFTPMTTSTIETTPNLNKSSSSRFAGSPTQAADSQMMARNPTMIALQRKSVVWSPLKRRGVESSRKSSLAPSWRPSTTRMQ; encoded by the exons ATGGAAG ATAAACTAATTGATATGCTTACTGAAAAGTTCAATCGCTTTGTTATTAACTGCAATTTGAATTCCTCAACAG AACAATTGAATGAAACCTCTGATAGTATGGATGAGAAAACTATGTCCAGTGTAGTCCATGAAACTTCTCCTTATGAAAATTCTTCTTGCGAGGTTCATACTCTACCAATATTGAAGAAAATTCTTGACCTAAGTACCAAAGCTCAG GATTTGAAGAAAGAACATGTTTCCCTTCGTAATCAAGTGAAACTCACATTTGAGTCCTTTGCTGATCTTGGTGTTTTAAAGTCTATTCAGCTTCTGG GTGCTGAATATGAGCTTTTGAAAAGAAAGTACATAGATGAGTCATTTGAGCGTAGGCGGCTTAACAATGAGGTGATTGAACTCAAGGGAAATATCAGAGTTTTCTGTAGATGCCGACCATTAAATGAAAACGAAATTGCTAATGGATCAGCATCTGTTGTCAAGTTTGACTCAACTGCTGAAGAAGAGCTTCAAGTTATATGCTCCGATTCTTCTAAAAAGCAATTTAAATTTGACTATGTATTCAAACCCGAAGATAGTCAAG ATGCTGTTTTTGCACAAACAAAACCTATCATTGGATCAGTATTAGATGGGTTCAATGTGTGCATTTTTGCATATGGGCAAACTGGTACGGGTAAGACCTTCACCATGGAGGGAACACCAGACCATCGGGGAGTTAACTATAGAACCCTCGAGGAATTGTTTCGGATTTCTGAAGAGAGACAAGGCACGATAAAATATGAATTGCTTGTTAGTATGTTGGAGGTTTACAATGAAAAGATCAAAGATCTCTTGGCGGGAAATTCTTCTGAAACCACTAAGAA GTTGGAGGTAAAGCAAGCTGCAGATGGAAGCCAAGAAGTACCAGGACTTGTTGAAACTCGTGTTTATGGAGCAGATGGCGTTTGGGAAATTTTGAAGTCTGGAAACAGAGTCAGATCAGTTGGTTCAACAAGTGCTAATGAGCTTAGCAGTCGTTCTCATTG TTTGGTGCGGGTAACCGTCGTAGGGGAGAATTTAATCAATGGTCAGAGAACAAAAAGTCACCTTTGGCTAGTAGACTTGGCTGGCAGTGAGCGCGTAGGGAAAACTGAAGCTGAAGGAGAAAGGCTGAAGGAATCTCAGTTCATAAATAAATCTTTATCAGCACTCGGCGATGTTATTGCAGCCCTTGCCTCCAAATCAGGCCACATACCTTACAG GAACTCTAAGCTCACTCATATACTTCAGAGCTCATTAG GAGGTGATTGCAAAACTCTTATGTTTGTTCAAATAAGTCCTAGTTCAGTAGACTTAACAGAGACGCTTTGTTCACTGAATTTTGCCACACGTGTTCGAGGAATTGAGAGTGGCCCAGCCCGCAAGCAAGTAGACCTCACTGAAATCTTGAAGTACAAGCAAATG GCTGAAAAGTCCAAACACGAAGAGAAGGAGGTTAGGAAATTACAAGATAACTTGGAAACCGCTCAAATGAAACTAGCCACAAGAGAAATTATGTGCCGACATTTTCAAGACAAG GTTCGGAATCTAGAGAACCAGATTGCAGAGGAGAGAAAAACCAGATTAAAGCAAGAAGGTCGGTCAATTGCTGCTGAGAAAACAATAAAGAGGACAtcactgattcctttggaaagACCTGCTCTGAGAGCAATTAATAATTCCTTGCCTCCACGACCAACATCTGAGAGAAGGCCCTTCTCATGCAGCTCTTCCTTGCAAGGAAAGGAAAATATTGACAGAATGACTTCAATGGCGCCAAGAAGGGTCTCCATTGCTGCGAAACCACCAGCTCACCAGCTTCAGACTAGGAGGCGAGTTACCCTGGCAACAATGCATCCTGAAACAAATTCACCCCATGCCTCTACTTCTCAATTCACCAGTGAAAGCAACAATCACCAACCAATGAAAAGGAACCAAAGGAAAGCTCGGTATTCAAGCTTGTTCACTCCAATGACAACATCAACAATCGAGACAACACCAAATTTGAATAAGAGTAGCAGTAGTAGGTTTGCTGGCAGTCCAACACAAGCAGCAGATTCGCAGATGATGGCTAGGAATCCAACTATGATTGCATTGCAACGCAAATCCGTAGTATGGAGTCCTCTCAAGCGTAGAGGCGTGGAAAGTAGCAGAAAATCATCACTTGCGCCATCTTGGCGGCCTTCCACCACACGTATGCAATGA